The proteins below are encoded in one region of Borrelia hispanica CRI:
- the murF gene encoding UDP-N-acetylmuramoyl-tripeptide--D-alanyl-D-alanine ligase, whose amino-acid sequence MNIKIKDILDSLKDVKFIGDVSNMQKIVSFYSLDSREINVKNSEISLYFAYKGDRVDGFFFVKYLIDIGVKCFVCSKDRELLCIEYLNKNKDLIFLLTTNVVSCLQNLAAHFIKKTRFKRIAITGSNGKTTTKEMLYSILSERYKTCKTWGNLNSDIGLPLSILRTKGDEEYAVFEVGISYVGEMNIIAEILNPEIVIVTNISYAHMQAFEDLKIVAYEKSKIMTKDTKMLILNESCPHYVYLKEIAKSVNSNINILYFEFHNLQIRSFSFVNDKFSYDFTYKGCDYSILLPGKHNICNAISCINLALFLGLSENEIRNGLLHADFQKGRAELVRIKDYLVLNDSYNGNLSSFMALKEMILDLEIKDRKIIVLGSFKELGKFAYEVHKTAIEEVILMNFDKVFLIGEEFQAVKRVDNLPSNSCLFYFNNFESFIDCFVNALESGCFIAIKGSRTNRLERVLDYL is encoded by the coding sequence GTGAATATAAAAATTAAAGATATTTTAGATTCTCTAAAGGATGTTAAATTTATTGGTGATGTTAGTAATATGCAAAAAATTGTATCATTTTATTCGCTCGATAGTCGTGAAATAAATGTAAAGAATAGTGAAATTAGCCTTTATTTTGCTTATAAAGGTGATAGGGTAGATGGATTTTTTTTTGTTAAATATTTAATTGATATTGGTGTTAAGTGTTTTGTATGTTCTAAAGATAGGGAGCTTTTGTGTATTGAATATTTAAATAAAAATAAAGATTTAATTTTTTTGCTAACTACTAATGTTGTATCTTGTCTTCAAAATTTAGCAGCTCACTTTATTAAAAAAACACGTTTTAAAAGAATAGCTATTACAGGTAGTAATGGAAAGACTACAACGAAAGAGATGCTTTACAGTATATTGTCAGAGAGGTATAAAACTTGCAAAACTTGGGGAAATTTAAATTCAGATATTGGATTACCTTTGAGTATTTTAAGAACCAAAGGGGATGAGGAGTATGCTGTTTTTGAAGTGGGAATTAGTTATGTTGGAGAGATGAATATTATTGCTGAGATATTAAATCCTGAAATTGTTATTGTAACAAATATTAGTTATGCTCATATGCAAGCTTTTGAGGATTTAAAAATTGTTGCTTATGAGAAGAGTAAAATTATGACAAAAGATACTAAAATGTTAATTTTAAATGAAAGTTGTCCTCATTATGTATATCTAAAAGAAATAGCCAAATCTGTTAACTCAAATATAAATATCTTGTATTTTGAATTTCATAATCTTCAAATTAGATCGTTTTCATTTGTAAATGATAAATTTTCTTATGATTTTACTTATAAGGGATGTGATTATTCCATTTTATTGCCCGGGAAACATAATATTTGCAATGCAATATCTTGTATTAATTTAGCTTTATTTCTTGGACTTAGTGAAAATGAAATTCGTAATGGTTTGTTGCATGCTGATTTTCAAAAGGGTAGAGCAGAACTTGTAAGAATAAAAGATTATTTAGTTTTAAATGATTCTTATAATGGTAATTTAAGCTCATTTATGGCTTTAAAAGAAATGATTTTAGATCTTGAGATTAAAGATAGAAAAATTATTGTTCTTGGATCTTTTAAAGAACTTGGAAAATTTGCATATGAGGTTCATAAAACAGCTATAGAAGAAGTTATTTTGATGAATTTTGATAAAGTTTTTTTAATTGGTGAAGAATTTCAAGCAGTCAAGAGGGTTGACAATCTACCCTCAAATAGTTGTTTGTTTTATTTTAATAATTTTGAGAGTTTTATTGATTGTTTTGTAAATGCTTTAGAATCAGGGTGTTTTATTGCGATTAAAGGGTCAAGAACAAATAGACTTGAGAGAGTGCTTGACTATCTTTAA
- the ftsZ gene encoding cell division protein FtsZ, translating to MKDYNIIDSHSKRFDSATNPTVLKVIGAGGGGSNAVNRMIEYGVRDVEFIVANTDLQALQTSIAPIKIALGAKVTAGLGAGGRPEIGQAAAEEDIDVIKNHLAGADMVFITAGMGGGTGTGAAPVIAQVAKELGILTVGVVTKPFKFEGPKKMRLAEQGINNLRKSVDTLIIIPNQKLLTVVDKRTTIKDAFKRADDVLRMGVQGIAGLIIEHGEVNIDFADVKSIMQGQGDALMGIGYGKGENRAVDAATSAISNPLLEEVRIEGSKGLLVNITGGEDFSLLELEEIMGIITASVDDEATVIYGHAINSNLDDEIYVTVVATGFSAKKQKDLSGVVENNTLSSKEFDSLMSGSQDASGVTYGANDNFIAKSKNVNYFEDDIDVPTFLRNLNKKNGDN from the coding sequence ATGAAAGATTATAATATTATTGATAGTCATTCAAAAAGGTTTGATTCTGCTACAAATCCTACGGTTCTTAAGGTAATTGGTGCAGGCGGTGGTGGTAGTAATGCTGTCAATCGTATGATTGAGTATGGAGTAAGAGATGTTGAATTTATTGTAGCAAATACTGATCTTCAGGCTCTTCAAACGTCTATTGCTCCCATTAAGATTGCTCTTGGTGCTAAGGTTACAGCAGGTCTTGGAGCTGGTGGTAGGCCAGAAATTGGACAGGCTGCAGCAGAAGAAGACATTGATGTTATTAAAAATCATTTAGCAGGTGCTGATATGGTATTTATTACTGCTGGCATGGGAGGAGGAACAGGAACAGGTGCTGCTCCTGTTATTGCTCAAGTTGCTAAGGAGCTTGGGATTTTGACAGTTGGAGTTGTTACTAAACCTTTTAAATTTGAAGGCCCTAAAAAGATGCGACTTGCTGAACAAGGAATAAATAATTTAAGAAAATCTGTTGATACTTTGATCATTATTCCAAATCAAAAGCTTTTAACGGTTGTTGATAAACGAACTACAATTAAGGATGCATTTAAGAGAGCTGATGATGTACTTAGAATGGGTGTACAAGGAATTGCAGGTCTTATTATTGAACATGGAGAAGTCAATATTGATTTTGCTGATGTTAAGAGTATTATGCAAGGGCAAGGCGATGCTTTAATGGGTATTGGTTATGGTAAGGGTGAGAATAGAGCAGTTGATGCTGCTACTTCTGCTATTAGTAATCCTTTACTTGAGGAAGTTAGAATAGAAGGGTCTAAGGGGCTTCTTGTGAATATAACTGGGGGTGAAGATTTTTCATTGCTTGAACTTGAAGAGATTATGGGAATTATTACTGCTAGTGTTGATGATGAGGCTACTGTAATATATGGACATGCAATTAATTCAAATCTGGATGATGAGATTTATGTTACAGTTGTTGCTACTGGATTTTCTGCTAAAAAACAGAAAGACCTATCTGGAGTTGTTGAAAATAATACTTTAAGTTCAAAAGAATTTGATAGTTTAATGTCAGGTAGTCAAGATGCTTCTGGGGTGACTTATGGAGCCAATGATAATTTTATAGCAAAATCAAAAAATGTGAATTATTTTGAAGATGATATTGATGTTCCCACATTTCTTAGAAATTTAAATAAGAAAAATGGCGACAATTGA
- the dprA gene encoding DNA-processing protein DprA: MCKLLYVDNLKFLKSKEKLRIFNNFDLNELCKLSLRDISNYLSRDFKKIHRLPDLKLIELQQKIINRTGTKVVVLGSKDYPLKLKRIYDPPFVIYYKGNLPDSNSVSWAVVGSRQISTFLANKIKELSSHLARNNIEIISGFAVGADIAAHIGAINEKKRTYAVIATDIDNIYPKQNRKYVARLLENGGGILTETLPYEKIQNYFFAKRNRIVAGLSDAVFVTCAPKKSGALITAELGLDVGLDVYVYDVDYSGDGSRDLYDSGALEIKSVPDLYKVLNVEYNKLEIIDDMGNCCIGGDISSMLISELLDEISK, from the coding sequence ATGTGCAAATTGCTTTATGTTGATAATTTAAAATTTTTAAAGAGTAAAGAAAAGCTTAGAATTTTTAATAACTTTGATTTAAATGAGCTTTGTAAGTTAAGTTTAAGAGATATTTCTAATTATTTATCTAGAGATTTTAAAAAAATTCATAGGCTTCCAGACCTAAAATTAATAGAGTTGCAACAAAAAATTATTAATAGAACGGGTACAAAGGTTGTAGTTCTTGGTTCTAAAGATTATCCTTTAAAATTGAAGAGAATCTATGATCCTCCATTTGTTATTTATTATAAAGGTAATCTTCCAGATTCTAATTCTGTATCTTGGGCTGTTGTTGGGTCAAGGCAGATTAGTACTTTTTTGGCAAATAAAATTAAGGAGTTGTCATCTCATCTTGCTAGGAATAATATCGAGATAATATCTGGATTTGCAGTAGGTGCTGATATTGCGGCTCATATTGGTGCAATTAATGAAAAAAAGAGGACATATGCAGTTATTGCTACAGATATTGATAATATTTACCCAAAGCAAAATAGAAAATATGTTGCTCGTCTTTTAGAAAATGGTGGTGGTATTCTTACTGAGACTTTGCCTTATGAGAAGATACAAAATTATTTTTTTGCAAAAAGAAATAGAATAGTGGCTGGTCTTTCAGATGCTGTTTTTGTTACTTGTGCACCAAAAAAGTCAGGTGCTTTAATTACTGCTGAACTTGGGCTTGATGTCGGTCTTGATGTTTATGTTTATGATGTTGATTATTCTGGTGATGGTTCTAGAGATTTATATGATTCTGGAGCCTTAGAAATAAAATCAGTACCAGATCTTTATAAGGTTTTAAATGTTGAGTATAATAAGCTTGAAATTATTGATGATATGGGTAATTGTTGTATAGGTGGAGATATATCTAGTATGCTTATTAGTGAATTATTGGATGAAATATCTAAATAG
- a CDS encoding tetratricopeptide repeat protein — protein MKKCVSVFLLLLVSCGDGAKEKSNLGLRIREVELSGGGSLEKIEVYKEFIDREEKNVLKIINSIDKKARFFILIGLELIKLGQYLPAIEYFNKNLEYGPDNHLSHFYIGVSSYNLAKGMQTKDKIEEYFILAENSFLKSISLKDDFKEAIFALSTMYVYDLDRQLEAKGYLGKLEFMGENYFEFLMLRGANYYSLGDFNNALLFYNKAKSKASTQEQIEGVSKIINDFK, from the coding sequence ATGAAGAAATGTGTATCGGTATTTTTGTTACTATTGGTTTCTTGTGGTGATGGAGCTAAAGAGAAATCAAATCTTGGACTTAGAATAAGAGAAGTAGAATTATCTGGTGGTGGTTCATTAGAAAAAATAGAAGTTTATAAAGAGTTTATTGATAGAGAAGAAAAAAATGTTTTAAAAATAATAAATTCTATTGATAAGAAGGCCAGATTTTTTATCTTAATTGGTCTTGAGCTTATTAAGCTTGGTCAATATTTGCCTGCTATTGAATATTTTAATAAAAATTTAGAATATGGACCTGATAATCATTTGTCTCATTTTTATATAGGTGTTTCTTCTTATAATTTAGCTAAGGGAATGCAAACTAAAGACAAGATAGAGGAGTATTTTATTCTTGCTGAAAATTCTTTTTTAAAGTCGATATCTCTTAAAGATGATTTTAAGGAAGCAATTTTTGCTCTCTCTACTATGTATGTTTATGATCTTGATAGGCAATTAGAAGCTAAAGGTTATTTAGGTAAACTTGAATTTATGGGAGAAAATTATTTTGAATTTTTGATGTTAAGAGGCGCAAATTATTATTCTCTTGGTGATTTTAATAATGCTTTATTGTTTTATAATAAAGCAAAAAGTAAGGCTTCAACTCAAGAACAAATAGAGGGAGTTAGTAAAATAATAAATGATTTTAAGTAG
- the hslV gene encoding ATP-dependent protease subunit HslV: MNFKGTTVIAIRRAGKTVVAADGQVTFGYTVLKSNAVKIRKLVNGKILAGFAGSTSDAITLFEKFEEKVKSREDGIIDIKRAAVDLAKDWRSDKILHKLEAMMLVADSDNILLISGTGDVVEPEEDVISIGSGGNYAYSAALAYMENKKLSAADIAFKSLKIAARVCIYTNSNIVLEEIG, translated from the coding sequence ATGAATTTTAAAGGAACCACAGTTATTGCAATAAGAAGGGCAGGAAAGACTGTAGTAGCAGCGGATGGGCAGGTGACTTTTGGATATACTGTTTTAAAATCTAATGCTGTAAAAATAAGAAAGTTGGTTAATGGGAAAATTTTGGCAGGATTTGCAGGTTCGACTTCTGATGCTATTACTCTTTTTGAAAAATTTGAAGAAAAGGTTAAGTCTAGAGAAGATGGAATTATTGATATTAAGAGAGCTGCTGTGGATCTTGCAAAAGATTGGAGATCTGATAAAATACTTCATAAACTTGAGGCAATGATGCTTGTTGCTGATTCTGATAATATTTTATTAATTTCAGGTACTGGAGATGTTGTTGAGCCTGAGGAGGATGTAATTTCAATTGGTAGTGGTGGAAATTATGCATACTCAGCAGCTCTTGCTTATATGGAAAATAAAAAATTAAGTGCTGCTGATATTGCTTTTAAATCTTTAAAGATAGCAGCAAGAGTTTGTATATATACAAATTCAAATATTGTACTTGAGGAGATTGGGTGA
- the mraY gene encoding phospho-N-acetylmuramoyl-pentapeptide-transferase, whose amino-acid sequence MFCFLGLRLLKYITFRTAYATVFAFLLALIFGPFIISRLKKLKLDQILRKDGPKRHLSEKMGIPTMGGVLIFFCVLVSLFFWIHFFNIYFLIVLFVMISFACLGFTDDLLKIKRKNSDGLNPRFKIYGQILFSFISVAMLYYFGGEHVSIIYFPFFKSLKLDLGILYIPFGMFVLISASNSFNLTDGLDGLAIGLSIVVTGALIIIAYLTSRVDFALYLNIPNVKGCEELVIFLGALLGGSFGFLWFNAYPAKIMMGDTGSLSIGAVLGMVALILKSEILFAILAGVFVVETLSVIIQVVVYKKTKKRVFKMAPLHHHFEELGWSEMQVVIRFWIIGLIFAILALSTIKIR is encoded by the coding sequence ATGTTTTGTTTTTTAGGACTTAGATTATTGAAATATATTACTTTTAGAACCGCTTATGCTACTGTTTTTGCATTTTTGCTTGCTTTAATTTTTGGTCCATTTATTATCTCAAGGCTTAAAAAATTAAAATTGGATCAAATTTTAAGAAAAGATGGACCAAAACGCCATTTAAGTGAAAAAATGGGAATTCCTACTATGGGCGGTGTTCTTATTTTTTTTTGTGTTTTAGTTTCTTTATTTTTTTGGATTCATTTTTTTAATATTTATTTTTTAATTGTACTTTTTGTTATGATTAGTTTTGCGTGTTTGGGATTTACAGATGATTTGCTTAAAATAAAAAGAAAAAATTCGGATGGACTTAATCCTAGATTTAAAATTTATGGGCAAATATTATTTTCTTTTATTTCAGTTGCTATGCTTTACTATTTTGGTGGAGAACATGTTAGTATAATTTATTTTCCCTTTTTCAAATCTCTCAAATTAGATTTGGGAATTTTATATATTCCATTTGGGATGTTTGTTTTAATATCTGCATCTAATTCTTTTAATTTGACAGATGGGCTTGATGGACTTGCTATTGGACTTAGTATTGTTGTAACAGGTGCTTTAATAATAATTGCATATCTTACAAGTAGAGTTGATTTTGCATTGTATTTAAATATTCCAAATGTTAAAGGTTGTGAAGAACTTGTAATATTTCTTGGGGCTTTGCTTGGTGGTAGTTTTGGATTTTTGTGGTTTAATGCATATCCTGCTAAAATAATGATGGGTGATACTGGTAGTCTTTCAATAGGTGCAGTACTTGGAATGGTAGCTTTAATTTTAAAGAGTGAAATTCTTTTTGCAATCCTTGCAGGAGTTTTTGTTGTAGAAACTTTATCTGTAATTATTCAAGTTGTGGTTTATAAAAAAACCAAAAAAAGGGTATTTAAAATGGCGCCACTTCATCATCATTTTGAAGAGCTTGGGTGGTCTGAAATGCAGGTTGTTATTAGATTTTGGATAATAGGTTTAATATTTGCTATACTTGCTTTAAGTACTATTAAGATTAGATAA
- the ftsA gene encoding cell division protein FtsA: MSRDLIVGLDVGTSKICTVVAEVNLNNQLEIIGIGTSISRGVRKGVLINIEAALDSISNSIEAAELISGCDIATLSVSMSGSSIEGTNSRGVVAINSKTREIDEEDVERVIEAAKAIVIPMDREILHVIPQEFIVDGIPHIKNPIDMMGIRLEGEVHIITGSSSSSQNLVRCVNRAGFSVDEVVLGSLASSYATLSKEEREMGVLFIDMGKGTTDIILYVDGSPYYTGVIPIGANRVTLDIAQVWKVPEDVAENIKITAGVAHISALETQMESVIIPNLGTRPPQEKSRKELAIIISSRLNEIFEMIKAEIVKRGLYNKINGGIVLTGGGVLFPGISNLTEEIFKYPSRIGFPMNINGVGEEYIDPKFSSALGLVLYKHEQQKFNKLKKGNNKSKRQGKISSKLKGWFLKEWF; this comes from the coding sequence GTGTCTAGGGATTTGATAGTAGGATTGGATGTTGGAACTTCAAAAATTTGTACTGTTGTAGCTGAGGTAAATTTGAACAATCAATTGGAAATAATTGGAATAGGCACTAGCATTTCAAGGGGTGTTAGAAAAGGAGTTCTTATAAATATTGAAGCAGCTCTTGATTCGATATCTAATTCTATTGAGGCTGCTGAGCTTATTTCTGGGTGCGATATTGCTACTCTTTCTGTTTCTATGTCAGGTAGTAGCATAGAAGGTACTAATTCTCGTGGAGTTGTGGCAATAAATTCAAAGACCAGGGAAATTGATGAGGAAGATGTTGAACGTGTTATTGAGGCTGCTAAGGCAATTGTAATTCCAATGGATAGAGAAATTTTACATGTAATTCCTCAAGAGTTTATTGTTGATGGAATTCCCCATATAAAAAATCCAATAGATATGATGGGAATTCGTCTTGAAGGTGAAGTACATATTATTACAGGATCTAGTTCTTCAAGTCAGAATTTAGTTAGATGTGTAAATAGAGCAGGATTTTCTGTTGATGAGGTTGTTCTTGGAAGTTTGGCTTCATCTTATGCTACCTTATCTAAAGAAGAGCGTGAAATGGGAGTTTTGTTTATTGATATGGGAAAAGGTACAACCGATATCATTCTTTATGTTGATGGTTCTCCTTATTATACAGGAGTAATTCCTATAGGTGCAAATAGAGTGACTCTTGATATTGCGCAAGTTTGGAAAGTTCCCGAAGATGTTGCTGAGAATATTAAAATAACAGCTGGAGTTGCCCATATTTCTGCTCTTGAGACTCAAATGGAAAGTGTCATTATACCTAATCTTGGAACTAGACCACCCCAAGAAAAGAGTCGAAAAGAGTTGGCTATAATTATTAGTTCGAGATTAAATGAAATCTTTGAGATGATAAAAGCCGAAATAGTTAAGAGGGGACTTTATAATAAGATTAATGGAGGTATTGTTTTGACTGGAGGGGGAGTTTTGTTTCCTGGTATTTCTAATTTGACAGAAGAAATATTTAAGTATCCATCAAGAATAGGATTTCCAATGAATATTAATGGGGTTGGGGAAGAGTATATTGATCCTAAATTTTCTTCAGCTCTTGGTCTTGTTCTATATAAACATGAGCAACAAAAATTTAATAAGTTGAAAAAAGGAAATAATAAATCTAAAAGACAAGGTAAAATATCTTCAAAATTGAAAGGTTGGTTTTTGAAGGAGTGGTTTTGA
- a CDS encoding cell division protein FtsQ/DivIB yields the protein MEIYRKILIIYIYVIISFILLEIIFIIFISPYFLIRYISFNDDIHISKEDILRISGIKPNTYYYNADISIYKKNIMKDLRVKNVKIKLKFPNMISINIERRVPVATAYENINGSFVYYFIASDGVILEKSKDLIYDLPIISGLNLTGSEVGDFLEDRMLTIIKNLNYVKINQNTLYNLISEINFLKLNFYDYKIILYIKNIYNKILIRMDMDLISVMHKVFMISNLLKEGFDIVDLRSGDIILLGEN from the coding sequence ATGGAGATTTATAGAAAAATTTTAATTATTTATATTTATGTAATAATATCTTTTATATTACTTGAGATTATTTTTATTATTTTTATTTCTCCTTATTTTTTAATTAGATATATTAGTTTCAATGATGACATTCATATTTCTAAGGAAGATATATTAAGGATTTCAGGCATTAAGCCTAATACTTATTATTATAATGCTGATATTAGTATTTATAAGAAAAATATTATGAAGGATTTAAGAGTAAAGAATGTGAAGATCAAACTTAAATTTCCTAATATGATTAGCATTAATATTGAGAGAAGAGTTCCTGTGGCTACTGCTTATGAGAATATTAATGGTAGTTTTGTCTATTATTTTATTGCCTCAGATGGTGTTATTTTAGAGAAATCTAAAGATTTAATTTATGATTTGCCTATAATTAGTGGATTGAATTTAACTGGTAGTGAAGTTGGTGATTTTTTAGAGGATCGGATGTTAACTATTATAAAGAACCTTAACTATGTTAAAATAAATCAAAATACTTTGTATAATTTAATATCAGAAATTAATTTTTTGAAGTTGAATTTCTATGATTACAAGATTATTTTGTATATAAAGAATATATATAATAAGATATTGATAAGAATGGATATGGATTTAATAAGTGTAATGCATAAGGTATTCATGATATCTAATTTACTTAAGGAAGGATTTGATATTGTTGATTTAAGAAGTGGTGATATCATTTTGTTAGGAGAAAATTAG
- the ftsW gene encoding putative lipid II flippase FtsW, whose protein sequence is MFVEKTSLRKCYFLVLFSLISYGLIVFYTSSFFLSLELTGDPNFLFLMRLKYLVLSFIVFFIFDKIPLDFLKKTVFIILFITFALVLATFFSPSVSGAQRWIFFKGISIQPSEIFKVSFTIYLANYLSKFKLKSNNHISYWLKPMLIFGVFWLLIILQNDYSTAIYFAILFFIVLFIAGMPLGYIFAILFTFIPIAMLFLLFEPYRVARIFAFLNPYDDPLGKGYQIISSLNALKNGGLLGKGLGMGEMKLGRLPEANSDFIFSVLGEELGFFGIFFAIMLFFLFFYFGYFVAIHAKTEFKFFLAFISSLSIFLQSIMNILIAIGLLPPTGINLPFFSSGGSSIVVTMALSGLISNVSRDIEGT, encoded by the coding sequence ATGTTTGTAGAGAAAACCTCTCTTAGAAAATGTTATTTTCTTGTTTTATTTTCACTTATTTCTTATGGTCTTATTGTATTTTATACATCTTCATTTTTTTTAAGTTTAGAACTTACAGGGGATCCTAATTTTTTATTTTTAATGCGTCTTAAGTATCTTGTTTTAAGTTTTATTGTGTTTTTTATTTTTGATAAGATTCCTTTAGATTTTTTAAAAAAAACAGTTTTTATTATATTGTTTATAACTTTTGCATTAGTTTTGGCGACTTTTTTTTCTCCTAGTGTTTCTGGAGCACAAAGATGGATATTTTTTAAAGGTATCAGTATTCAGCCATCAGAAATCTTTAAGGTTTCTTTTACAATTTATCTTGCAAATTATTTAAGTAAATTCAAATTAAAATCAAATAATCATATTTCTTATTGGCTTAAACCTATGTTAATTTTTGGTGTTTTTTGGTTGCTTATAATTTTGCAAAATGATTATTCAACAGCTATTTATTTTGCTATTCTTTTTTTTATTGTTTTATTTATTGCTGGAATGCCATTAGGATATATTTTTGCTATTTTGTTTACTTTTATTCCAATTGCTATGCTGTTTTTATTATTTGAGCCTTATAGGGTTGCAAGAATTTTTGCATTTTTAAATCCTTATGATGATCCTTTGGGAAAGGGATATCAAATAATATCATCACTTAATGCATTAAAGAATGGTGGTCTTTTAGGTAAGGGGCTTGGAATGGGTGAAATGAAACTTGGAAGGCTTCCTGAGGCTAATTCTGATTTTATTTTTTCTGTACTTGGAGAAGAATTAGGGTTTTTTGGAATTTTTTTTGCTATTATGTTGTTCTTTTTATTTTTTTATTTTGGATATTTTGTTGCCATTCATGCTAAAACCGAGTTTAAATTTTTTCTTGCGTTTATTTCAAGTCTTTCAATCTTTCTTCAAAGTATCATGAATATTTTAATTGCAATTGGACTTTTGCCCCCTACAGGTATAAATTTGCCATTTTTTTCATCAGGTGGTTCTTCTATTGTTGTTACGATGGCACTCTCTGGACTTATTTCAAATGTCTCAAGAGATATTGAGGGCACATAG
- the rsmH gene encoding 16S rRNA (cytosine(1402)-N(4))-methyltransferase RsmH: MGDIFHIPVLLEDIINLVETIYLDDGFVFVDCTLGEGGHSKAVLSKYQNINVVGIERDDVVLNRAKEFLVEFNERISYFNTWFDDFFCEHSLHCRFNFILADLGISMFHYRVGGRGFSFFEDEKLDMRLFPADGGISAYDIVNTFDKEKLENLIYELGGEYYSRRIVKAILEYRKINKIQTSRELQRIICKAYPNVKFKINPATKTFQALRIYVNDELARLKRSLPLWIENLSKNGVLAIITFHSLEDKIVKEFLKGLTKEQYCILTKKPITAGFKEKQYNNASRSAKLRAVKKLYE; the protein is encoded by the coding sequence ATGGGTGATATTTTTCATATTCCTGTACTTCTTGAGGATATTATTAATCTTGTAGAAACTATATATTTAGATGATGGGTTTGTTTTTGTTGATTGTACTCTTGGAGAAGGTGGCCATTCAAAAGCTGTACTTAGTAAATATCAAAATATTAATGTGGTTGGAATTGAAAGAGATGATGTTGTTTTAAATAGAGCAAAAGAATTTCTTGTAGAATTTAATGAAAGAATTTCCTATTTTAATACTTGGTTTGATGATTTTTTTTGTGAACATTCTTTACATTGTCGATTTAATTTTATTTTAGCTGATCTTGGTATTTCTATGTTTCATTACAGGGTTGGTGGTAGAGGATTTTCTTTTTTTGAAGATGAAAAATTAGATATGAGGCTTTTTCCTGCTGATGGAGGTATTAGTGCTTATGATATTGTTAATACTTTTGATAAAGAAAAACTTGAAAACTTGATTTATGAATTGGGTGGTGAATATTATTCTAGGAGAATTGTTAAGGCTATCTTAGAATATAGAAAAATTAATAAGATTCAAACTTCAAGAGAACTCCAGAGAATAATTTGTAAAGCGTATCCTAATGTAAAATTTAAAATAAATCCAGCAACAAAAACTTTTCAAGCATTAAGAATTTATGTTAATGATGAGTTGGCTCGTTTAAAGAGAAGTTTGCCATTATGGATAGAAAATTTGTCAAAAAATGGAGTTTTGGCCATTATTACATTTCATTCTTTGGAAGATAAAATTGTAAAGGAATTTCTTAAAGGTTTAACTAAAGAGCAGTATTGCATACTTACTAAAAAACCTATAACCGCAGGTTTTAAAGAAAAACAGTACAATAATGCATCAAGAAGTGCTAAGCTGAGAGCTGTAAAAAAATTGTATGAGTAA